In the genome of Nonomuraea sp. NBC_00507, the window CGGCCGCTCGGGCCACTTGCTTGAGGTCGTCCTTCTCGTGACGGGGCGTATCGAGGTAGAGGCGGCCGTCGGCGACGACGCCTGGTGCGATGTGGCCGTCACCGGATGTCTGTGGGGTGGGGGTTCGGGGCGGCCAGGGGCGGGCGGGGCGTTCCATGCGGGCGCGTTCGACGATGTGTTGGACTCGCTGGCAGGAGGTCGGGTCGGTGATCCGCATCATCAGGTCGGTGGGGCCGATGTTGGCCAGGAGGTTGAGGGAGCCGTGCCACAGCACGGTTTCATCGAGGATGAGGACCTTCTCGTGCATGCGTTCACGCAGGTTCACCTGGCATCCGGCGGTGCGGAGCTCGTTGACGAGGTCGTCTCTGCGCTGATCCTGCGTCTGGTCGCGGGTGTGGATGGTGACCTGGACACCGGCTTGCACGCGGGGGCCGAGGTGGCGCAGCCAGGTGCGGACGGGAGCCGGGTCGAGGAAGGCGCAGTAGATTTCGATGGTGCGCTCGGCGCGGGCGATGTCCCAGGCGACGGCGCGTGCGACTTCGTCGGCGGGGAAGAACGCGGGTCGGGCGAGCTCTTCTTCGGGTAGTCCGGCCAGATCGGCCGCGCTGCGGAAGGGCACGAGATCGTCCACAGGCAGCCGATGAGCGCGTCGTTCCAGGTGGTCGAGCATGCGGGCGGCTTCGCTGGACGGGTTGAGCTCGGCATGCAGGAACTCGGTGTCGGCTACCAGGATGAGGTGGTCCTGGGCGCGGCTGAGGGCGACGTTGAGCAGGCGGCAGGTAGAAGAGGACAGGCCGAGGCCCTCGTAGAAGTAGCCGACCTTGTTTCCGGCTCCGGCCACCGTGTCGATGATCACGAGTGGGCGCTGGCTGCCTTGGAAGCGGTGGACGGTGTCGACGAGTCCGTGGTAGGTCTGGCCGAAGCGGTAGGTCAGGCTGTCGCGGAGCGCCTTCACCTGAGCTTTGTACGGGGCGATCACCGCCATGCGGCTGGTCGGCTGCTCGTCGGCCGACAGATCTGTCCATTTACGGGCGGGGAGGATCTCGTCGTACTGCAGACCGCGGATCAGTTCGTGGATGACGGCCTCGTGTACGGTGTTGGTGGTGTGGGCGTCGGCGCGGGACCTGGGGTTGGGCAGACGGCGTGCGGCGGTATCGATGAGGATCAGCGGCCCGTCCAGTAGGGGCGAGTGGGGAAGGCTGCCACGGTCTCCTCGTCCGGTGCGGAGCGGCGAGTCCGGGTAGGCCACGGCATTCACGATCTCGCAGATCGCAGGGCGCATCCGGTATTGGGTATCCAGGCACACCATGCGGGGATCGGCGCGCTGGGCCATACCGGAGACGTCGACGAGTCCTGCCAAGCTGAACGGATCGCGGTCCATCCACAGCCGAGCATGCTCCTGGTCGCTGGGCGAGGCCTTGCGGTCGCCGGAGGCCTTGGTCACTGCGGGCAGTTGCCGGAAGTCTCCGGCGAGGATGAGCCGGCGGATGGCGAGCCCGGCCGCGCACCAGGCTGAGGGTGTGTTGACCATCCCGGCCTCGTCGATGATGACGACGTCGATCGAGTCCATGAGCTTGCGTGACTGCACCGCCTTGGCCACGGTGGTGCCCATGACCCGGCAGTTCGCGCGGACCACGTCGGTGATCTTCTGGAGGTCCTTCTGGAGCCGCGAGAGGTGCTGCTGCAACTGGTCAACGGCATCTTGGAGCGGGCCGCGGGGCGGGATCGTGCGGAGGCGCGCTCGCAGGGCGAGCACCTCGGTTTCGGTCCTGGCTGCCTCGGCTGCGTAGCGTTGCTGGGCGGCATGAGCGGCGGGCAGTTGCTGATTGAGGGTGGTCAGCTCGTGCTGGCGTTCCCACCGCATCAGGCCCAGGTGGTCTAGCTTGTCCTGCTTCCTCTTGGCGAAAAGCCCGGAGGGTGCGCCGAGGCTGTGGATCTCTCGGTCTATCTCGCCGATCGCGGCATGCTGTAGCTGGATCTGCTGCTGGAGGGAGCCGAGGTGGCGATTGGCGTCCCCGCACTGGGTGCGGAGATTCACCAGCCGGGTCTCCGCCTCCGCCGCATCGGCATGGACGGCGAGATCTCGGCGTGCCGCCTCCAGCCGCTCACGGATATCGGTGATCTGCACGGTGATGGAGGTCGACAGTCGCTGCGTGATCTGGGTCGGGTCGATCTTGTCGCCGAAAGCGGCTGCCAGTGAGGCCAGTTCGATCTCTCCGGCGCGTTGCACGAGTCCTGTGTCGAAGCCTTGCTCGTCTGACAGCAGCATGCAGATCCGTTCCAGGGCCTGATCGACGGCTACCTTGGTCGGGGCCACGAACAGCACCTGGAGTCCTTGCCGGTAGCAGCCCTCGACGATGCACCCGACCACGTCGGT includes:
- a CDS encoding AAA domain-containing protein; translation: MTGPQRKPFPVDELLRAVRLEVAAELRSDGDGDKLSLSAGRRVGKHGERHEYLFACKAWKDWFAGERQLIRLSSSRDAWTPAEVHRMPDGKVRVRTVADLGSQPGNAQVREDETTGWETVIERLESTAGSNSPVNLTATGWLTGQAPPRIDHCATPERFIRGYRERTLNDQQRRAIEQALGSELTFIWGPPGTGKTDVVGCIVEGCYRQGLQVLFVAPTKVAVDQALERICMLLSDEQGFDTGLVQRAGEIELASLAAAFGDKIDPTQITQRLSTSITVQITDIRERLEAARRDLAVHADAAEAETRLVNLRTQCGDANRHLGSLQQQIQLQHAAIGEIDREIHSLGAPSGLFAKRKQDKLDHLGLMRWERQHELTTLNQQLPAAHAAQQRYAAEAARTETEVLALRARLRTIPPRGPLQDAVDQLQQHLSRLQKDLQKITDVVRANCRVMGTTVAKAVQSRKLMDSIDVVIIDEAGMVNTPSAWCAAGLAIRRLILAGDFRQLPAVTKASGDRKASPSDQEHARLWMDRDPFSLAGLVDVSGMAQRADPRMVCLDTQYRMRPAICEIVNAVAYPDSPLRTGRGDRGSLPHSPLLDGPLILIDTAARRLPNPRSRADAHTTNTVHEAVIHELIRGLQYDEILPARKWTDLSADEQPTSRMAVIAPYKAQVKALRDSLTYRFGQTYHGLVDTVHRFQGSQRPLVIIDTVAGAGNKVGYFYEGLGLSSSTCRLLNVALSRAQDHLILVADTEFLHAELNPSSEAARMLDHLERRAHRLPVDDLVPFRSAADLAGLPEEELARPAFFPADEVARAVAWDIARAERTIEIYCAFLDPAPVRTWLRHLGPRVQAGVQVTIHTRDQTQDQRRDDLVNELRTAGCQVNLRERMHEKVLILDETVLWHGSLNLLANIGPTDLMMRITDPTSCQRVQHIVERARMERPARPWPPRTPTPQTSGDGHIAPGVVADGRLYLDTPRHEKDDLKQVARAAGTVGSGPPVVARRRRHPPPSGGTLAPTSLNGVSRA